In Xyrauchen texanus isolate HMW12.3.18 chromosome 45, RBS_HiC_50CHRs, whole genome shotgun sequence, a single window of DNA contains:
- the LOC127637330 gene encoding tubby-related protein 4-like isoform X3, translating into MDCHGRMLAHILLHEAEGIVSMAWNYPSFLVEDSSESDTDSDDYAPLQVQSLKLLLTVCFTSGDISLMSNYDDLSPTLIRTGLKDVVVQWCSQGDLLAVAGMERLGVTPDPAVAQATRNAIVKFYNVCGEHIYSLETPAQRPIRSLCWGHRDSRLFLACGPALYVVRVEHRVASLQLLCQHVIASAVHEEKDVAKLNMPSRLSTCVSSAFTPTIKPPIPDPNNMRDFVSYPTSGNERLHCTMKRTEDNPEVGGPCYTLYLEYLGGLVPILKGRRISKLRPEFVIMDPKADGKTDEVYGNSLIPSMLDSCNCSDSSDIELNDDWVGKKSPKISRGSKSPKLPRDLVCPFTNRINIDPRKSPKLSRTTQEISRSPRLPIRKPSISSPSLTRREFPLDDITQHNYLAQVTSNIWGTKFKIVGLTAFLPTNLGAVIYKTSLLHLQPRQMTIYLPEVRKISVDYINIPIFSPNVFSEDEDDLTVTGTSGITDDNPPCTVNIPIAPIHSPAQAMSPTQSIGLVQSLLANQNVQLDVLSNPTSTVAPPGVADQGQQDTVLTAQYTVPARYSSPGQVNFGGLEVGRLLVSQHPTYQQQQSQQQQQQQSQQQQSQQQQQQQTQQQQQHQQQMQQHYQQQLQQQLHQYQLHQQQMLQHQQMQQQQQHMQQQIQQIQQQQQMQQQLQHQIQQQHLQMQLQQQLQHQQMQQQLQQQHQMQIPVPSLPSGQPSCPVLQSAIAVPPTGENSTERGEHELLLNLKTTRSATQLAEGDAVVFTAPLEISKMNPPPPYPGTVAAAVAVAAAAVTTASSASSTSGAVGGSSSIPHSGEVCIKKGDLTLYPPGVQTAQYPTPLGYERITTFDSSGNVEEVCRPRTRLVCNQNVYTLQGPGSSATLRVSSSSSTAEGKKVQLTYASATLNRLTVPRYSIPSGDPPPYPYTASQVVTGRGPGQRLDSSQIHATMRRNSREAALKVSQMLDPQRTNPSKANTLSASYQQRGPTALYTCSQCSSNSGISGGATSSGSNGIAGGTIIRQDFPTSGGGAPHSTVIVHSNSASSLPYQSSYNLLSMDGSSGVTNGGGNGERADYINSAFTEDEALNRSLRQMALNTEVASFAVKRPPPYQWDPSATEEIWVPQERTVTLPTSGPPASHKPPSLILSPAQHLDVTHLPFVLSPKSPTSPNATTFQTSGAYQIALPYPSSSEYSGPHLQSVHASPHPPSPKELVAPLSFSQQDQAIILPPGYPPNLPNLACCPLPPMYPGPASCSSLPVAQIPLPPWGTCNPCPPIPSPSGPAPNLPPKASHMLDKPVLSPPPLQSPLPDLQSVVSPPEAITEAGEAFQEVLSLNESPVPQRADRFGKKNRKRLDNSRADEANVPAITEGGNKAKKEGRALGDFNSLISSPRLGGRDKKKPKGQKEQMKAKKLSKATTNEFQDSSESEPELFISGDELMNQSQSGKKSWKAKRNLRAGGSELDEIKCRKANEKEDRGLGNQGFVYIMANKQPLWNEATQVYQLDFGGRVTQESAKNFQIELEGRQVMQFGRIDGNAYILDFQYPFSAVQAFAVALANVTQRLK; encoded by the exons ATGGACTGTCACGGGCGCATGTTAGCTCATATTCTGCTCCATGAGGCGGAGGGTATCGTCAGCATGGCCTGGAACTATCCCAGCTTTCTGGTGGAGGACAGCAGCGAGAGCGACACTGACTCGGATGATTACGCACCTCTGCAAG TGCAAAGCCTGAAGCTGCTGTTGACCGTTTGTTTCACATCTGGAGACATCAGTCTGATGAGCAACTATGATGACCTCTCCCCGACATTAATACGCACTGGCCTCAAAG ATGTGGTCGTGCAGTGGTGCTCTCAGGGTGACCTATTGGCAGTTGCTGGGATGGAAAGACTTGGGGTGACCCCTGACCCTGCGGTTGCTCAAGCAACCCGAAATGCAATTGTTAAGTTTTACAATGTCTGTGGTGAACATATTTACTCACTGGAAACTCCTGCTCAG AGACCAATCCGGTCGCTGTGCTGGGGCCATCGGGATTCTCGTCTTTTCCTCGCTTGTGGCCCAGCGCTGTATGTGGTTCGGGTGGAACACAGGGTGGCTAGTCTGCAGCTGCTGTGTCAGCATGTCATCGCCAGTGCTGTTCATGAGGAGAAGGATGTGGCCAAGCTCAACATGCCTTCTCGCCTAAGCACATGCGTGTCCTCTGCCTTCACTCCGACCATTAAG CCCCCCATCCCAGACCCCAACAACATGCGAGACTTTGTAAGTTACCCAACATCAGGTAATGAACGTCTGCACTGCACTATGAAGCGGACTGAGGATAACCCTGAGGTCGGTGGTCCGTGCTACACCTTGTACCTAGAGTATTTGGGGGGGCTTGTCCCTATTCTGAAAGGCCGCAGGATTAGCAAGCTCCGCCCTGAATTTGTCATCATGGACCCAAAGGCCGATGGGAAAACAG ATGAAGTCTACGGAAACAGCTTAATTCCCTCCATGCTTGACAGCTGCAATTGCTCAGATTCTAGTGACATTGAGCTGAATGATGATTGGGTGGGAAAGAAATCGCCAAAGATTTCCAGAGGGAGCAAGTCTCCCAAACTTCCCAG AGACTTAGTGTGTCCCTTTACCAACAGGATAAATATAGATCCCCGTAAGTCCCCCAAGCTCTCCCGCACCACACAGGAAATATCCCGATCACCAAGGTTACCCATTCGCAAACCCTCCATCAGCTCTCCAAGTCTGACTCGGCGAGAGTTCCCCTTAGATGACATTACCCAG CACAATTATCTTGCGCAAGTTACGTCCAACATATGGGGTACAAAGTTCAAAATAGTGGGACTAACAGCTTTTTTGCCAACAAATCTTGGTGcag TTATATACAAGACAAGTCTGCTTCACCTCCAACCCAGACAGATGACCATCTACCTTCCTGAGGTGCGGAAGATATCTGTGGACTACATAAACATACCTATTTTTAGTCCTAATGTCTTCAGTGAGGATGAGGATGATCTGACTGTCACAGGAACATCAGGAATCACTGACGATAATCCACCTTGCACTGTCAACATACCAATTGCCCCTATTCACAGTCCTGCCCAAGCCATGTCTCCAACCCAAAGCATTGGACTGGTCCAATCCTTATTAGCCAATCAAAATGTTCAGTTGGATGTGTTGTCCAATCCAACATCAACCGTTGCTCCACCTGGTGTTGCTGACCAAGGACAACAGGACACTGTGCTCACTGCACAGTACACTGTTCCTGCCAGGTACTCTAGTCCTGGTCAGGTGAACTTTGGAGGTTTGGAAGTTGGACGGCTTTTAGTTTCCCAGCATCCAACATACCAACAACAGCAATCccaacagcagcagcaacagcaatcCCAACAACAGCAATCccaacagcagcagcaacagcaaacccaacagcagcagcaacatCAACAACAGATGCAACAACACTATCAACAACAGCTACAGCAACAGCTTCATCAATACCAGCTTCATCAGCAACAGATGTTGCAGCATCAGCagatgcagcagcagcagcaacacatGCAACAGCAGATCCAACAGATACAGCAACAACAGCAAATGCAGCAGCAACTTCAacatcaaatccaacagcaacATCTACAAATGCAACTGCAGCAACAGCTACAGCACCAGCAAATGCAGCAGCAGTTGCAACAGCAGCATCAGATGCAAATCCCTGTTCCATCTTTGCCCTCAGGTCAACCATCATGCCCCGTCCTTCAAAGCGCAATAGCAGTTCCTCCTACAGGAGAGAACAGTACAGAACGAGGGGAGCATGAGCTCCTGCTTAATCTTAAGACTACTCgttctgccacacaattggctgaggGTGATGCAGTAGTTTTCACTGCTCCCCTTGAGATAAGCAAAATGAACCCTCCCCCTCCCTACCCTGGCACAGTCGCTGCTGCAGTGGCAGTTGCCGCAGCTGCAGTCACAACTGCTTCGTCTGCAAGTTCCACCTCTGGAGCAGTAGGGGGAAGCTCTAGCATACCACATTCAGGGGAAGTTTGTATAAAGAAAGGGGATCTGACCTTGTATCCACCTGGTGTGCAGACGGCTCAGTACCCCACTCCGCTGGGTTATGAACGCATCACCACATTTGACAGCAGTGGTAATGTTGAGGAGGTGTGCCGTCCCCGCACGCGACTTGTTTGCAACCAGAATGTTTACACACTGCAGGGCCCAGGAAGCTCTGCCACCCTCAGGGTCTCGTCATCTTCCTCTACTGCAGAGGGCAAGAAGGTGCAGCTGACCTACGCCTCAGCCACACTGAACCGTCTCACTGTGCCAAGGTACTCTATACCCAGTGGGGACCCACCCCCTTACCCTTACACAGCCAGTCAGGTTGTAACAGGGCGGGGCCCTGGCCAGAGACTCGACAGCAGCCAGATTCACGCTACCATGAGGCGGAACAGTCGAGAAGCGGCGCTGAAGGTATCTCAGATGCTGGATCCCCAGAGGACAAACCCCTCAAAGGCCAATACTTTGTCTGCTTCCTACCAGCAGAGAGGACCAACAGCTCTTTATACATGCAGTCAGTGCAGTAGTAACAGTGGCATTAGTGGTGGGGCCACTAGCAGTGGAAGTAATGGAATAGCTGGTGGTACAATCATAAGGCAAGATTTCCCTACAAGTGGGGGTGGTGCACCTCACAGCACTGTTATTGTGCACTCTAACAGTGCCTCATCTCTGCCTTACCAATCCTCCTATAATCTGCTCAGTATGGATGGCAGCAGTGGTGTAActaatggaggtggaaatggggaAAGGGCTGACTATATAAATTCTGCCTTTACAGAGGACGAGGCTCTGAATCGGTCTCTGAGGCAAATGGCTCTTAATACAGAGGTAGCGAGTTTCGCAGTCAAACGGCCACCGCCGTATCAATGGGATCCATCTGCCACTGAAGAGATTTGGGTTCCTCAAGAGCGTACAGTGACTTTGCCCACCTCTGGACCTCCTGCATCCCACAAACCTCCCTCACTCATCCTTAGCCCAGCACAGCATCTGGACGTTACACATCTTCCATTTGTCCTCTCCCCTAAATCTCCAACAAGTCCTAACGCCACAACTTTCCAAACATCAGGAGCATATCAGATTGCTCTCCCCTACCCATCAAGTTCAGAGTACAGTGGCCCACACCTTCAGTCAGTACATGCATCTCCACATCCACCTTCGCCCAAAGAATTGGTTGCTCCACTTTCCTTTTCCCAACAAGACCAGGCAATAATCTTGCCACCTGGTTATCCACCCAATTTGCCCAACCTTGCTTGCTGCCCCCTCCCACCAATGTACCCTGGGCCAGCGTCTTGTTCTAGTCTCCCTGTGGCTCAGATTCCTCTTCCTCCATGGGGTACTTGCAACCCCTGTCCACCCATACCAAGCCCCTCAGGCCCTGCCCCGAACCTTCCACCAAAGGCCTCCCACATGCTAGATAAGCCTGTTCTCTCTCCTCCCCCTCTACAGTCACCCCTACCAGACCTCCAGAGTGTAGTCAGTCCTCCAGAGGCCATCACTGAGGCTGGGGAGGCCTTTCAGGAGGTGCTTTCACTGAATGAAAGCCCAGTTCCCCAAAGAGCAGACCGGTTTGGAAAGAAGAACCGAAAGCGTTTGGACAACAGTAGAGCAGATGAAGCCAATGTTCCAGCTATCACAGAGGGAGGCAATAAGGCCAAAAAAGAGGGGCGTGCACTTGGCGACTTCAACTCCCTCATCTCCAGCCCAAGGTTGGGTGGACGAGACAAGAAGAAACCCAAAGGCCAGAAAGAGCAGATGAAAGCCAAAAAGCTAAGCAAGGCCACCACGAATGAGTTCCAGGACAGCTCAGAGAGTGAGCCGGAGCTCTTCATCAGTGGAGATGAGCTGATGAACCAGAGCCAGAGCGGTAAAAAGAGTTGGAAGGCAAAAAGGAACTTACGAGCAGGAGGTTCTGAGCTGGACGAAATCAAATGCCGAAAGGCTAATGAGAAAGAGGACCGTGGCCTTGGCAACCAGGGCTTTGTCTACATCATGGCCAACAAACAGCCTCTTTGGAATGAAGCCACTCAGGTCTACCAGCTGGATTTTGGAGGGAGAGTTACACAGGAATCGGCAAAGAACTTCCAGATTGAGCTTGAGGGGAGACAG GTGATGCAGTTTGGAAGGATTGATGGAAATGCATACATCCTGGACTTTCAGTACCCGTTCTCAGCTGTGCAAGCTTTTGCCGTAGCACTTGCTAATGTCACCCAGCGCCTCAAGTGA